The Venturia canescens isolate UGA chromosome 4, ASM1945775v1, whole genome shotgun sequence genomic interval GTATTTAAAGCTTTTGTCTACGCAATCTGATAGGAAAATTTATGAGATTGTTAATAAACTGCGCAACAATCTTCCGCGGGTATCACTCGAAACTGGTAAGCAGGATTGTTATACGCACGCTGACgagattgagagagagagagagagagagagaaaggaaagtTCACGAAGTAAAGTAATTCTCATCTATCAATAAATCAGtatcattcattattttattactgATGCTGATTGCTTTTTTATAAGACCGAATAATAGCTCACGCGGCGTAAAGCTCAAACGCTGAATACACCCGCGGAAGAAGAAATAGCAAATGAGATCAGATTGTAACGATTCGTCGTAACGTGTCGTATATCGCGTTCGCTGTTCATGGTGTCCTTGCATTGAGCGATACACAGCCCGAAGCGTTTGTGCTATCCGGTTCAGATccgagaagaggaagaaaaatcacGATGCGTGACTGTGGCGGTGGCGGACCTGTCTGAGCGAACCCACCGTGTGGAAATGGTCAGACAGAAACAAAAGCTACTAGGTACTACAGCAAGGCAACGAGGCGGCATGGTCACCGGAGCGCGCTCACTATTCCTTGAGAAAGAGGGGGACGGCAAGGGATATAAAACCAATTCTTAGTCGGTACAAAAACCAGTCCAAAGACGAGATGTGGAGGCTCTAGTCGCGTACGTGCGAGAGAGACGATCCGAAGTGTGCGGGCCCCGGTAGTGATTCTGTGCacgattttccaaaataaaaaattaaggtTGAAGCGATTGAAATTATCATTGGTCTTCCTtactttttaaattaaaagaaaTTTGCTAATGGTAATTCGATGGTAAATACCCCGATAATGCAACGCAAGTTTGTGTTACAAACAATAAATGGTTGTGTCCAACTctaaaatttggagaataatATTGGATATAGCCAGTTATCATTGAGATTGATGAATATCCATAGGTTTACCCCCCAATTTTTGATAATCGTTATTGTCAACTTCGCACAAAGGATAGTCAAAGTATAGAGCACAAAATACGGTAATATTCGGGCTAATTGTGACTGAGAGTGCATCATCAGGATTTTTCCGCATTCCACTAATGAATTTGAGCAAATCATCGATTAAAAACAAGTCCCAACGCACACAACAAATTTGTACAGCTCATTCAGTCGTTAAAGTGGAAATCAACGCGATCTAAAGAATAATCAGATGTTGGGAATTCAGATCAACGGACAGGATGTTAAGAACGAAAAGATTTATAATCTCATCCCAAAGGTAATTATTCTTTGGAGATCGTACTCTGaaccatcattaaaatcaaAACAATAGAATATAGGTAATTATGACTgcgcaacaaaaaaatttgattaaaaaatatttaaaaatgagGACAACACAGGAGCCATTCTCTCGAGGCTCGTAGAACTTTGCAAAGAGCtcttttcaaagaaaaaaaaaaaaaaaaaaaaaaaaaaacatgtaaatCCGAGCACTCGTAGCTAGAAAAGtacttgagttttttttttttttttttttttttaaacatcgaTTACGCGTATACCCAATTGACAAgtgtttgaatgaaaattttttaatttgcaaTGGAAAATATGGCTAATCATTTGCTGATAAAACAACACTCCACTGAACTTgatcaaacaaaaattctattcCCCCAACTAAAGATTTCCAAACGACTGTACGACGGGTACACGCTATGGAACAGTCTAATCAATggctaaattaaaaaaaaaaaaatcatttatttaattcCCACTTAGAAGCATCGTCTCCCCAGGACTTCGGCTCGACGGTTCGCAAGCGCGCTCATCAGCCGTATTCGGCTGTGCTTGGCGTGAATTTCATTAATCTATTTCTCAGAATTCGAAcgcgaaaaattttcaaaccagGAAATTCCACTCCCGAGAATTCAATCTCGCTGCAAAATATGGCACTCAAAACTTGTGATTACAATTACGCAAAATCTAATAATCTTGACTTGTcttgtgaaaaaaaagctAGCAACGCACCACTGTCCCAgacatgaatatttttttgctcatCAGCCTCACTTTACCTAACATacattttaattatttctgaATTGGTGCTCGAGCGCTCGAGGAATTCAGAGCCGTTCATCGTTACCGTTCAGGACGAAGGTGGACGAGTGATTTACCTACTATAAATAGTAACCCTgagagtatatatatattccaaCCGTGCGAGAGTATCGATGCGAGATGCGAATAACCTCGTCGATGTCGATCAAAGGTTCCTGATGCCGGCAAGCCTTGACCGCGTCGTTATGTTATAACAATTGGCCGACAATTATAAAAATCACTCATGATTATTATTGCATCATATTGGCTTAAAAACTTGGAGTGGACAAATTCTGCTTTGAATATATTTCTTTCTGCTATACGTTCAATAATACTATCCAAGTTGTTTTACGTTAGATCCTGCAATTGCGATCCAAGAATTCGAAACTCTACGGTTATTGaagattttattaatattgtaCATAGCAGTTGGAGAAAATTcgagggacgaatgaaatgacTGTGGCATTCCCTTTTGCTGTAAATTCAAtcacaaataatgaaaaaagtgctGCCGAAACAATTTCCGGGTCGTATTTATGGCATATACCAAGGCCCTCGTTATTATTGGCGTGCAAACCTGAAAACGATCATGACAAATCCAGTTGGATACATCATCTTCATCCATACTCATCGTCCCGAGGATCCACGTATTCTCAAGGATCCAAGGCAAGCACACGCGTGAGTATTTATTTACAATGTTTCGTTATTCTCTGCCCCCCGATACGGGCCGCGGATTGCGGCGTGTCACATGACTGATTCAACCGCGTACATTGTCACTTTTATCATGCACTATTGCATTGCGGTTATGATGCGGCTTTATAAATTTATGTAGAGCACAGCTTCGGGTACGATGCTTTTGACCGCAGCCAATTTATCATCTCTCGCGGCTGCTCATCCTCCCATTGTCACGGCCATCAACAAGTCTATCGATACGGCATCCGTTGCGAGCAGTACCCATTTTACGGTAGTCAACGGTATTGGTAAACCGGCAACTACTACCAAAAAATCTTGGTGCGCAAGAAATCAACTTACCGTTCTTGTGTCCACCATGAGCTTACTTTTCATGATTGCGCTTCTCCTCGGCGTTCTTTATATGGAaggtaaataaaatattcggtTAAAACCCCATGCGGAGGCTGACTGGCTCCACGATTCATCAATAATCCCGCCGATCTTCTACTATTGTTTCAGTCAGAGCTCGTGAGAAATATCACTAAACGAGAAGCAGCGAAACATCAAGAGAGATGGATAAAAACCATGGACCAATTACAAGCATGATATATCGAAGCTACCTTCGAAGATGAAGAAATTAACACCGAAAGAGCT includes:
- the LOC122409472 gene encoding uncharacterized protein isoform X2, with the translated sequence MLGIQINGQDVKNEKIYNLIPKLEKIRGTNEMTVAFPFAVNSITNNEKSAAETISGSYLWHIPRPSLLLACKPENDHDKSSWIHHLHPYSSSRGSTYSQGSKASTRSTASGTMLLTAANLSSLAAAHPPIVTAINKSIDTASVASSTHFTVVNGIGKPATTTKKSWCARNQLTVLVSTMSLLFMIALLLGVLYMEVRAREKYH
- the LOC122409472 gene encoding uncharacterized protein isoform X1, coding for MLGIQINGQDVKNEKIYNLIPKQLEKIRGTNEMTVAFPFAVNSITNNEKSAAETISGSYLWHIPRPSLLLACKPENDHDKSSWIHHLHPYSSSRGSTYSQGSKASTRSTASGTMLLTAANLSSLAAAHPPIVTAINKSIDTASVASSTHFTVVNGIGKPATTTKKSWCARNQLTVLVSTMSLLFMIALLLGVLYMEVRAREKYH